In Labrus mixtus chromosome 13, fLabMix1.1, whole genome shotgun sequence, a single genomic region encodes these proteins:
- the LOC132986958 gene encoding uncharacterized protein LOC132986958 codes for MKMMACSSIIFSIYLSVVLHLSQGYEVIQPQTRTVNPDRSASITCEHTANVNSVIDVRLNSISPKPQTLCQLGASRCEDIVIYEEKHNKYIFLIFNIGPEAMKIKYVCDFTLNINNIHTAEVGKPTTLLEGQKEEGQKGEAESKPKPQPGSDEWTLLEFILIGLLLPTLLYSCIITFFYFRMCLTSNTSDPENSMYVEMRKAPVPRNPEFDLYS; via the exons ATGAAAATGATGGCCTGCAGCTCCATCATCTTCTCCATTTATCTGAGCGTCGTACTCCACCTCAGCCAAG GTTATGAGGTGATTCAGCCGCAGACTCGGACCGTGAACCCCGACAGATCAGCCTCCATCACCTGTGAACACACGGCCAATGTCAACTCTGTGATAGATGTTCGACTCAACAGCATCTCCCC AAAACCTCAAACTCTCTGCCAGTTGGGAGCGAGCCGCTGTGAGGACATCGTCATTTacgaagagaaacacaacaagtACATATTCCTCATTTTCAACATCGGGCCAGaagcaatgaaaataaaatacgtGTGTGACTTCACactgaacataaacaacatacataccGCCGAAGTAGGAAAACCAACCACCCTACTGGAAG GACAAAAGGAAGAAGGACAAAAGGGGGAAGCTGAAAGCAAACCTAAACCTCAACCTGGAAGTGATGAGTGGACTCTTCTGGAGTTcattctgattggtctgctgctTCCGACGTTACTGTACAGCTGTATCATCACCTTTTTCTACTTCAGGATGTGCTTGACG agcAACACAAGCGATCCGGAGAACTCCATGTATGTGGAAATGAGGAAAGCCCCTGTGCCAAGAAATCCAGAGTTTGACTTGTACAGCTGA